The following coding sequences lie in one Peribacillus frigoritolerans genomic window:
- a CDS encoding MDR family MFS transporter, producing the protein MSTDATQQQKTVIRTTPILIAFLIAGFIGLFSETALNMALGDLIQEFNVSPSTVQWLTTGYLLTLGILVPVSGLLIQWFNTRQLFIASMVFSIIGTLIAAIAPGFGILMLARVIQAIGTGLLLPLMFNTILLIFPIHKRGATMGLMGLVIMFAPAIGPTVSGLIIENLKWNYIFWVSLPFFVIALLFGLKYMQNVSIITKPKIDVPSIILSTIGFGGIVYGFSIVGEQGWSNVIVLSSIIVGLIALFLFAVRQFNMDKPMIDLRVFKYPMFTLGLITVFITFMIIMSSMILLPLYLQTGLALAAFSAGLVLLPGGVLNGIMSPVTGRIFDKFGPRGLVIPGFIIMIVMLWTLTNVTTETTIIMVVVMHSLLMIGVSMVMMPAQTNGLNQLPKKLYPDGTALMNTLQQVSGAIGTTVAITIMSASQKIYMANAEDPFDPSAISGSLTAGVQDAFIFGLVLAIIGLIVSFFIRTARD; encoded by the coding sequence ATGTCTACAGATGCAACACAGCAACAAAAAACAGTCATTAGAACGACTCCCATTTTAATTGCATTTTTAATTGCAGGGTTCATTGGGTTATTCAGTGAGACGGCATTAAACATGGCGCTGGGCGATCTAATACAAGAGTTCAATGTCAGTCCTTCCACCGTGCAATGGCTGACAACGGGTTACCTATTAACATTGGGGATATTGGTTCCCGTTTCGGGACTCTTGATTCAGTGGTTCAATACTCGTCAATTATTCATTGCCTCAATGGTGTTCTCCATCATTGGGACGCTCATTGCAGCAATTGCACCTGGGTTTGGCATCTTGATGCTAGCCCGTGTCATCCAGGCAATCGGAACGGGTCTTTTATTGCCTCTCATGTTCAATACCATTTTATTGATTTTCCCTATTCATAAAAGGGGAGCGACGATGGGATTGATGGGGTTGGTGATCATGTTTGCCCCAGCAATCGGGCCGACAGTTTCAGGTTTGATTATTGAAAACCTGAAGTGGAATTACATTTTCTGGGTGTCTTTGCCGTTCTTTGTGATCGCTTTACTATTCGGTCTCAAATATATGCAAAACGTTTCAATAATCACCAAACCTAAAATTGACGTACCATCCATTATTTTATCGACCATTGGTTTTGGGGGTATTGTTTATGGCTTTAGTATTGTCGGAGAGCAAGGATGGAGCAATGTGATAGTTCTATCTTCGATCATTGTTGGACTTATAGCGCTATTCCTGTTTGCTGTGAGGCAATTCAACATGGATAAACCGATGATAGATTTGCGCGTTTTTAAATACCCGATGTTCACGTTAGGGTTAATAACTGTCTTCATCACCTTCATGATCATCATGTCATCCATGATTCTCTTACCGCTATACCTGCAAACCGGGCTTGCATTAGCTGCGTTTTCTGCTGGGCTGGTACTATTACCGGGTGGAGTGCTTAATGGTATCATGTCTCCGGTTACAGGGCGCATTTTTGATAAGTTCGGGCCAAGAGGGTTAGTGATCCCTGGCTTCATTATCATGATTGTCATGTTATGGACCTTGACGAACGTAACGACTGAAACGACGATCATTATGGTAGTCGTCATGCATTCCCTCCTTATGATTGGTGTTTCGATGGTCATGATGCCGGCCCAGACAAATGGGCTGAATCAACTGCCGAAAAAACTTTATCCGGATGGAACGGCTCTAATGAATACATTGCAACAAGTATCAGGGGCCATCGGTACAACCGTTGCCATTACAATCATGTCAGCATCCCAAAAAATTTATATGGCAAATGCAGAAGATCCGTTCGATCCATCTGCCATTAGCGGTTCATTGACTGCAGGCGTTCAAGATGCCTTTATTTTCGGTCTTGTCCTTGCAATCATTGGTTTGATCGTGTCTTTTTTTATCAGAACAGCACGAGACTAA
- a CDS encoding putative holin-like toxin, producing MGTFEVISLMLSFGMFVIAILDFKNHDKNP from the coding sequence ATGGGTACTTTCGAAGTTATTTCCCTGATGCTAAGCTTTGGCATGTTTGTAATTGCTATTCTTGATTTCAAAAATCATGACAAGAATCCTTGA
- a CDS encoding TetR/AcrR family transcriptional regulator gives MAEKRNSKDILIEAASRLFRIRGYYGVGLKDIIEESGIPKGSLYHYFPKGKEELAIEAIIHTKEFVIDEIQRGFDEIDDPIKAIQAHIFQLSEVFGDSENLLGLPIGTIAAETYTTSEQIRTACQEAIEDWQSIYVKKLLEAEFSEKRAKELSIVINALIEGGILLSLTAKSGEPLHAIAEQIPLLLINK, from the coding sequence ATGGCAGAGAAACGAAACTCTAAAGACATTCTTATTGAAGCTGCTTCCCGACTTTTTCGAATACGTGGATATTATGGTGTAGGGCTTAAGGACATTATTGAGGAAAGCGGAATCCCAAAAGGTTCTCTGTATCATTATTTTCCGAAAGGCAAAGAAGAATTGGCGATAGAGGCGATTATTCATACAAAAGAATTCGTGATAGATGAAATTCAACGGGGCTTTGATGAAATCGATGACCCCATCAAAGCCATTCAGGCTCATATTTTTCAATTATCCGAGGTATTTGGTGATAGTGAAAATCTATTAGGACTGCCAATCGGAACGATTGCAGCAGAAACATATACGACGAGTGAGCAGATAAGAACGGCCTGCCAAGAAGCGATAGAAGATTGGCAATCTATATATGTGAAGAAATTACTCGAGGCGGAATTCAGTGAGAAACGGGCAAAAGAATTGAGTATCGTAATTAATGCTTTAATTGAAGGCGGTATCCTTTTATCCTTAACGGCGAAAAGCGGGGAACCTCTCCATGCCATTGCCGAACAGATACCATTATTGCTGATAAATAAATAA